The sequence below is a genomic window from Fuerstiella sp..
TTCATCCATGCCATCGTTGCCGGTCAAACCCAATGTTCTGCTGTTCGTCACCATGGCTGCTCTGGCGTGGGGTGTTTACGTTCCTCTGGTCCATGGCGCAGCCAGCAAACTGGGCAGTAGTCTCCGCGCGTTTCTCATGGTCGGAGTTGCCTATTTTCTGACGGCGGTACTGATTCCCTGCCTGTTCATCTTTTTGATGAACAGCGATCCGACCGTCAAAGACCCGACCAAGGTCAATTTCCAGGTTTCTAATATGATGTGGGGACTGGCTGCCGGTGTCGCGGGTGCAGCTGGGGCACTGTGTGTGATTTTCGCAGCGAAAGCTGCAGGACCAGGAGCTGCATTGTATGTGGCACCTCTTGTTTTCGCGGGTGCCCCAATCATCAATACAATCGCATCGATCACAGTCTTCAGTCACGGAAAAACAGCTGTCCCCTCTGCACCATTCTATCTGGGACTCGTTCTGGCTGCGGCCGGTGCCGCGATGGTCATGATCTACAAACCCGGTGAAATTGCAGAACCACCGGCAGTTCCTCAGCAACAGGTTGAAACCGGGAATAACTCCGAATAAGTCAATCAGCAGGATGACCAACGAACAGATTGCCGACGTATTCGAACAACTGGCAGACCTGCTGGAAATTCAGGGTGCCAATCCTTTCCGGCTGCGTGCTTATCGGAATGCGGCCCGTACCATTAAGTCCACGGCCCGTTCGTTTGCTGCGCTGGTGGAACAGAAATCGGATCTCACACAGTACTCCGGTATCGGTAAAGACCTCGCCAGGCAGATTTCAGAAATTGCTGACACCGGTCAGCATCCAAAGTTGACTGAACTGCGTCAACAGGTCCCACCGGGTGTGGTGGACATGCTGAAAATCCCCGGGGTTGGTCCAAAGAAGGTAGCCGTTTTCTTCAATACACTGAATCTCACATCACTCGAGGAACTCAAAGCTGCCGCGGAATGCGGCAAACTGGCTGAACTCAAAGGATTTGGCAAAAAAACCGAACAGGCAATTCTGCAAAACATTGATCTGGCTGCTGAAGCGGGCCGTCGAGTTCGGATTGACGTAGCCCGCTCGTCTGCAGAGGCCGTGTTGGAAGATCTGTTGCAGCTTGAAGAGGTTACTCAGGCCTCAATAGCCGGGAGCTGTCGCCGCCGCAGGGAAACCTGTGGTGATCTGGACGTATTGGTAACCTGTTCCTGTCATCGCGCCCCCATGGATGCTCTGGCAGATCATTCGCTTGTCGAGTCTGTTCTGCAGCGAGGTGAAACGAAACAGAGGGTCCGTTTAACATCAGGCATTGAACTGGATATGCGTGTTGTTCCAAATGAGTCGTTTGGTGCAGCACTGCAGTACTTCACCGGCTCAAAGGAACACAACGTAATTGTCCGACAGCGAGCCAAAGACCGAGGATTGAAGATCAACGAATACGGTGTATTTCGCGGTGATCATCAGGTGGGCGGCGCAACGGAAGAAGACATCTATAAAGCGGTCGAACTTCCCTGGATACCGCCCGAACTGCGCGAAAACCGAGGTGAAATTGAGGCTGCAGAGAATAATCAACTACCCGAACTGCTGACGATTGACCAGATCAAAGGTGATCTGCATATGCACACGACCGCGTCAGACGGAACAGCTTCCATTGTTGAAATGGCCGAAGCGGCGAAAGCACGCGGGCTCAAATACATCGCCATCACCGACCACAGCAAACGGGTCTCGATGGCGAACGGTCTGGATGCCGATCGTCTACGGACTCACTGGGAGCAGATTCGCCAGGTAAACGAACAAATCAAAGGCATTGAACTTCTGTGCGGGATCGAGTGTGACATCCTGGAAGATGCCACCATGGATCTGGAAGACGAGGTGCTGGCGGAAGCGGACTGGGTCATCGCGGTACTGCACTACGGACTGCAACAGCCCCGCGAACAGATTATGAAACGACTGA
It includes:
- the polX gene encoding DNA polymerase/3'-5' exonuclease PolX, which translates into the protein MTNEQIADVFEQLADLLEIQGANPFRLRAYRNAARTIKSTARSFAALVEQKSDLTQYSGIGKDLARQISEIADTGQHPKLTELRQQVPPGVVDMLKIPGVGPKKVAVFFNTLNLTSLEELKAAAECGKLAELKGFGKKTEQAILQNIDLAAEAGRRVRIDVARSSAEAVLEDLLQLEEVTQASIAGSCRRRRETCGDLDVLVTCSCHRAPMDALADHSLVESVLQRGETKQRVRLTSGIELDMRVVPNESFGAALQYFTGSKEHNVIVRQRAKDRGLKINEYGVFRGDHQVGGATEEDIYKAVELPWIPPELRENRGEIEAAENNQLPELLTIDQIKGDLHMHTTASDGTASIVEMAEAAKARGLKYIAITDHSKRVSMANGLDADRLRTHWEQIRQVNEQIKGIELLCGIECDILEDATMDLEDEVLAEADWVIAVLHYGLQQPREQIMKRLMCAISNPHVNIIGHPTGRLVNRRESADMDMTDVLKAAADNSVMMEINAHPKRLDLNDIHAAAARDLGIPIVISTDAHSVSGFDVLQYGVDQARRAGLSNVDVANTRSWAEFRKLL